From the Primulina tabacum isolate GXHZ01 chromosome 15, ASM2559414v2, whole genome shotgun sequence genome, one window contains:
- the LOC142527007 gene encoding chromatin remodeling protein SHL-like, with protein MTKPKYVRHTLDSITVKHIGKTIRPGDCVLMRPSDTSKPSYVARVERIEADSRGANVRIYVRWYYRPEESIGGRRQFHSLKEVFLSDHFDYQSVDTVEGKCTVHNFKSYTKLDAVGNDDFFCRFEYNSSTGAFNPDRVAVYCKCEMPYNPDDLMVQCEECSDWFHPICIDMTPEEAKRLDHFFCHNCSSEDQKKLHNSHVSTRLADAKVDTKRRRR; from the exons ATGACTAAACCCAAATATGTGCGCCATACTCTCGATTCCATCACCGTCAAGCACATCGGGAAAACTATTCGCC CTGGCGACTGTGTTTTAATGAGGCCTTCGGACACATCAAAGCCGTCGTACGTCGCGCGTGTGGAGAGGATCGAGGCGGACAGCCGCGGCGCGAATGTGAGGATCTATGTGAGGTGGTATTACCGGCCGGAGGAGTCTATCGGAGGCCGGCGACAATTCCACAGCTTAAAAGAGGTGTTCTTGTCTGATCACTTTGATTATCAGAGCGTCGATACTGTTGAGGGGAAGTGCACGGTGCACAACTTCAAGAGCTACACTAAGCTGGATGCCGTTGGGAATGATGACTTCTTCTGCCGAttcgagtacaattcttctaCCGGTGCCTTTAATCCCGACAGAGTTGCAGT CTACTGTAAATGTGAGATGCCTTACAATCCCGACGATCTCATGGTTCAGTGTGAAGAGTGCAGTGATTG GTTCCATCCAATTTGTATAGACATGACGCCTGAGGAAGCCAAAAGGCTTGaccactttttctgtcataatTGTTCGTCCGAGGATCAGAAGAAATTACATAACTCTCATGTTTCTACCAGACTTGCTGATGCAAAG GTGGATACAAAACGCCGCCGGAGGTGA
- the LOC142526313 gene encoding putative receptor-like protein kinase At2g21480 produces the protein MENAYPRRCIADLRHSPLYSAVAILLVLSTFVSNAVVSTHAARINAPAKSDSFTPPDNYLLDCGSSAATTLPGKRVFLGDLETSNYLSNNGLDLKVSAPATAFPTAPSPIYLSAKVFETEATYTFHVARPGWHWIRLHFAPVPNNEKDLQNAKFKVKTSNNLVLVHEFQLPENRTWEFREYLVNVTTERFSLTFEPSQGGLAYINAIEFVSAPDILIGDVATAVSPKGDYSGLMKNAYQTVYRLNVGGPVITAQNDTLGRAWDSDEPYLEPKVVGSDVSVDPSVITYPEGESPLIAPPVVYATATQMADANVQVPNFNITWKMKIDTSFQYLVRLHFADIVSKSPNDLYFNVYINGKPSITGLDLSTEAGGLTAAYYADFVLNSSMVTGLDPLTVQVGPMGENAGTKNALLNGLEVLKMNNSVGSLDGEFGVNGEKADGNNQVKGTVAAVGFAMMFGAFVGLGAMAVKWQKRPQDWQKRNSFSSWLLPVHAGDTSFMSSSKTSLGSRKSQFFSSTTGLGRYFSFYELQEATKNWDPSAIIGVGGFGNVYLGVIDDGTKVAVKRGNPQSEQGLNEFQTEIQMLSKLRHRHLVSLIGYCDENSEMILVYEFMSNGPFRDHLYGKNLPPISWKQRLEICIGAARGLHYLHTGAAQGIIHRDVKTTNILLDDNFIAKMADFGLSKDVNTEQTHVSTAVKGSFGYLDPEYFRKQQLTDKSDVYSFGVVLLEALCTRPAIDPSLPREQVNLAEWAMQWKRKGLLEKIIDPTLVGHINPESMDKLAEAAEKCLAEYGVDRPTMGDVLWNLESALQLQENWSHGKNGEENGSFSTPASPPIVMPTPPAVSASDNRSNSTPEVGKSSAEVQVIDEHSGTAMFAQFAALNGR, from the exons ATGGAAAATGCATATCCACGGCGGTGTATCGCCGATCTCCGCCACTCGCCACTGTATTCCGCCGTGGCAATCCTCCTGGTTCTTTCAACATTCGTTTCAAACGCTGTCGTCTCAACCCACGCCGCAAGAATCAACGCCCCTGCGAAATCAGACTCGTTCACCCCACCGGACAATTACCTCCTAGACTGCGGCAGCTCCGCCGCCACAACCCTTCCCGGAAAACGAGTTTTCCTCGGCGATTTAGAAACCAGCAACTACTTATCCAACAACGGCCTCGATCTCAAAGTCTCCGCCCCGGCCACAGCTTTCCCCACCGCCCCCTCTCCGATTTACCTCTCCGCTAAAGTCTTCGAGACCGAAGCCACCTACACTTTCCATGTCGCCCGACCCGGCTGGCATTGGATCCGGCTCCACTTCGCCCCCGTCCCAAACAACGAAAAGGACCTGCAAAACGCAAAATTCAAAGTAAAAACCAGCAACAACCTCGTATTGGTCCACGAATTCCAGCTCCCCGAAAATCGAACGTGGGAATTCAGAGAATACCTCGTCAATGTAACCACGGAGCGTTTCTCTTTAACCTTCGAGCCTTCTCAAGGCGGCTTGGCTTACATAAACGCTATCGAGTTCGTTTCAGCGCCTGACATATTGATCGGAGATGTGGCCACCGCTGTATCTCCCAAGGGCGATTACTCGGGGCTGATGAAAAACGCATATCAGACGGTGTATCGGCTCAATGTCGGCGGCCCCGTGATCACGGCTCAAAACGACACGTTAGGAAGAGCATGGGACTCGGATGAGCCGTACCTAGAGCCGAAAGTCGTCGGGAGCGACGTATCTGTGGACCCGAGCGTGATAACGTATCCTGAGGGTGAGTCACCGCTGATAGCACCGCCGGTGGTTTACGCCACCGCTACCCAGATGGCCGACGCCAATGTTCAG GTTCCCAATTTCAACATCACATGGAAAATGAAGATTGATACTTCGTTCCAATATCTCGTTCGACTACACTTTGCAGACATAGTGAGCAAATCTCCTAATGACCTGTACTTTAATGTATATATTAATGGTAAGCCGAGCATCACCGGGCTCGATTTATCCACGGAAGCAGGCGGATTAACAGCAGCCTATTATGCTGATTTTGTCCTAAACTCATCCATGGTCACGGGTTTGGACCCATTGACAGTTCAAGTCGGACCGATGGGAGAAAATGCCGGTACCAAAAACGCGCTTCTCAATGGCCTAGAGGTCTTGAAGATGAACAATTCTGTTGGAAGTCTTGATGGAGAATTTGGTGTCAATGGGGAAAAGGCAGATGGTAATAACCAAGTTAAAGGAACAGTAGCAGCCGTTGGATTTGCTATGATGTTTGGTGCGTTCGTTGGATTGGGTGCAATGGCTGTGAAATGGCAAAAAAGACCTCAAGATTGGCAGAAAAGGAACAGTTTCTCTTCTTGGTTGTTACCAGTTCATGCAGGGGATACAAGCTTTATGTCGAGTAGTAAGACTTCATTAGGGTCTCGAAAAAGCCAGTTCTTTTCATCTACTACTGGTTTAGGCAGGTACTTTTCTTTTTATGAGTTGCAAGAAGCCACCAAGAATTGGGATCCCAGTGCGATTATAGGCGTTGGAGGATTCGGGAATGTTTATCTTGGAGTGATCGACGATGGCACGAAAGTCGCGGTGAAACGAGGCAACCCGCAATCAGAGCAAGGGCTCAACGAGTTCCAGACTGAGATTCAGATGCTTTCGAAACTAAGGCATCGTCATCTGGTCTCGTTGATTGGTTATTGCGACGAAAACTCGGAGATGATTCTCGTGTACGAGTTCATGTCGAATGGACCATTCAGAGATCACCTGTACGGTAAGAACTTGCCCCCTATATCATGGAAACAGAGACTCGAAATCTGTATTGGGGCAGCTAGGGGATTACATTACCTTCACACCGGTGCCGCACAAGGGATCATTCACCGCGATGTGAAAACTACCAATATTTTGTTGGACGACAACTTCATCGCCAAGATGGCTGATTTCGGGCTGTCTAAGGACGTAAACACGGAGCAAACGCACGTGAGCACGGCAGTGAAGGGTAGTTTCGGGTACTTGGACCCCGAGTACTTCCGGAAGCAGCAGCTTACGGATAAATCAGATGTGTACTCATTTGGCGTTGTCCTCTTGGAGGCGTTGTGCACACGTCCCGCCATCGACCCTTCCTTACCCAGAGAGCAAGTGAACTTAGCAGAGTGGGCGATGCAGTGGAAGAGAAAAGGGCTATTAGAGAAGATCATCGATCCAACATTGGTCGGTCATATCAATCCCGAGTCGATGGACAAACTTGCTGAAGCTGCCGAGAAATGCTTGGCGGAATACGGGGTCGACAGGCCGACTATGGGGGATGTGCTGTGGAATTTGGAGTCAGCTTTGCAGCTGCAAGAGAACTGGTCACATGGTAAAAATGGCGAAGAAAACGGGTCTTTTTCGACCCCAGCTTCTCCTCCTATTGTTATGCCTACTCCTCCTGCTGTTTCTGCCTCAGATAACAGGTCAAATTCTACACCGGAGGTTGGAAAAAGCTCTGCTGAAGTTCAAGTCATCGATGAACATTCTGGAACAGCTATGTTTGCCCAATTTGCTGCACTGAATGGCCGTTAA
- the LOC142526315 gene encoding 26S proteasome regulatory subunit S10B homolog B-like, giving the protein MASESDDGGSRKSAIADYRKKLLHHKELEGRVRSVIVKASSGPRYVVGCRNKVDREKLTAGTRVVLDMTTLTIMRALPREVDPGNVSYSVVGGLSDQIRERRESIELPLMNPELFLRVGIKPPKATNYLLTVVTLWMTFMFIWILSSSITWIIIGCTSIWTSWNWKDIVGQSIEINVQCVCIFF; this is encoded by the exons ATGGCAAGCGAGAGCGACGACGGAGGAAGCCGGAAATCGGCGATAGCGGATTACCGGAAGAAGCTTCTTCATCATAAAGAACTCGAAGGCCGCGTTCGATCCG TTATAGTGAAAGCCAGCAGCGGACCAAGGTATGTGGTGGGCTGCCGCAATAAGGTTGATAGAGAGAAACTTACTGCAGGCACGAGGGTTGTTCTTGATATGACCACGCTCACAATCATGCGAGCGCTTCCTCGTGAG GTTGATCCTGGAAATGTGAGTTATTCTGTTGTGGGTGGTCTTTCAGATCAAATCCGAGAACGAAGAGAATCTATAGAATTACCTTTAATGAACCCTGAACTATTTCTGAGGGTTGGCATTAAACCTCCAAAGGCAACTAACTACCTGTTGACTGTTGTGACGCTGTGGATGACTTTCATGTTTATTTGGATTTTGAGTTCGTCCATCACATGGATAATTATAGGGTGTACTTCTATATGGACCTCCTGGAACTGGAAAGACATTGTTGGCCAGAGCATTGAAATTAATGTTCAATGCGTGTgcatatttttctag
- the LOC142526314 gene encoding bifunctional phosphatase IMPL2, chloroplastic-like isoform X2: MHTHLLQMLSYSNLLSLHHSANNNTFTLRAFPQFLVSRRDFSLNFGSIGVNSSKMSSFDAVSVDSYVCRNHSYGVQSAGIEFDSFDLDRFADVGNQLADAAGDVIRKYFRKSFDILDKEDLSPVTIADQAAEESMVQIIQEKFPSHAIYGEEKGWRCKEEVADYVWVLDPIDGTKSFITGKPLFGTLIALLHEGRPILGIIDQPVLRERWIGLRGRKSTLNGQEISTRNCLQLSKAYLYTTSPHLFSGDAEVAFTRVRSKVKVPLYGCDCYAYALLSSGYVDLVIESGLKPYDFLPLIPVIEGAGGVITDWKGNQLHWEASANSHATSFNVVAAGDKKVHQESLDVLQWH; the protein is encoded by the exons ATGCACACTCATCTTCTTCAAATGCTCTCGTACTCTAATTTACTCTCTTTACACCATTCTGCAAACAATAATACCTTCACCCTTCGCGCATTTCCGCAATTTCTGGTCTCTCGTCGTGATTTTTCCCTAAATTTTGGCTCGATTGGGGTGAATTCAAGTAAAATGTCGTCATTTGATGCTGTTTCCGTTGATTCCTATGTTTGTAGGAATCATAGTTATGGCGTTCAGAGTGCGGGTATTGAATTCGACAGTTTTGACCTGGATCGCTTCGCTGACGTCGGCAATCAGCTTGCTGACGCCGCAGGGGATGTCATCCGCAAATATTTTCGGAAAAGCTTTGACATTCTGGACAAAGAGGATTTga GTCCTGTGACGATTGCTGATCAAGCTGCAGAGGAGTCTATGGTTCAAATTATTCAAGAGAAATTTCCTTCTCATGCAAT atatgGAGAGGAGAAAGGATGGAGGTGCAAAGAAGAGGTTGCGGACTATGTTTGGGTTTTGGATCCGATAGATGGAACAAAAAGTTTTATAACTG gtAAACCCTTATTTGGAACTTTAATTGCTCTACTCCATGAAGGTAGACCG ATCCTCGGCATTATTGACCAACCCGTTCTGAGAGAGAGATGGATTGGCTTAAGAGGAAGGAAATCTACTTTGAATGGGCAGGAAATCTCCACTCGCAACTGTTTACAGCTCTCAAAGGCCTACTT GTACACAACTAGCCCACATTTATTCAGTGGAGATGCTGAAGTGGCCTTTACTCGAGTAAGGAGTAAG GTGAAAGTGCCTCTATATGGCTGTGATTGTTATGCCTATGCCTTGTTATCCTCAGGTTACGTAGATTTAGTGATAGAGTCGGGTCTCAAG CCATACGATTTCCTTCCCCTGATACCTGTGATTGAAGGTGCTGGTGGAGTTATAACTGATTGGAAAGGCAATCAACTTCACTGGGAAGCTTCTGCAAACTCACATGCCACGA GTTTTAATGTAGTGGCAGCAGGGGATAAAAAGGTTCATCAAGAATCTCTGGACGTTCTACAGTGGCACTAA
- the LOC142526314 gene encoding bifunctional phosphatase IMPL2, chloroplastic-like isoform X1 — translation MHTHLLQMLSYSNLLSLHHSANNNTFTLRAFPQFLVSRRDFSLNFGSIGVNSSKMSSFDAVSVDSYVCRNHSYGVQSAGIEFDSFDLDRFADVGNQLADAAGDVIRKYFRKSFDILDKEDLSPVTIADQAAEESMVQIIQEKFPSHAIYGEEKGWRCKEEVADYVWVLDPIDGTKSFITGKPLFGTLIALLHEGRPILGIIDQPVLRERWIGLRGRKSTLNGQEISTRNCLQLSKAYLSVHPFSLTDLYSLKYTTSPHLFSGDAEVAFTRVRSKVKVPLYGCDCYAYALLSSGYVDLVIESGLKPYDFLPLIPVIEGAGGVITDWKGNQLHWEASANSHATSFNVVAAGDKKVHQESLDVLQWH, via the exons ATGCACACTCATCTTCTTCAAATGCTCTCGTACTCTAATTTACTCTCTTTACACCATTCTGCAAACAATAATACCTTCACCCTTCGCGCATTTCCGCAATTTCTGGTCTCTCGTCGTGATTTTTCCCTAAATTTTGGCTCGATTGGGGTGAATTCAAGTAAAATGTCGTCATTTGATGCTGTTTCCGTTGATTCCTATGTTTGTAGGAATCATAGTTATGGCGTTCAGAGTGCGGGTATTGAATTCGACAGTTTTGACCTGGATCGCTTCGCTGACGTCGGCAATCAGCTTGCTGACGCCGCAGGGGATGTCATCCGCAAATATTTTCGGAAAAGCTTTGACATTCTGGACAAAGAGGATTTga GTCCTGTGACGATTGCTGATCAAGCTGCAGAGGAGTCTATGGTTCAAATTATTCAAGAGAAATTTCCTTCTCATGCAAT atatgGAGAGGAGAAAGGATGGAGGTGCAAAGAAGAGGTTGCGGACTATGTTTGGGTTTTGGATCCGATAGATGGAACAAAAAGTTTTATAACTG gtAAACCCTTATTTGGAACTTTAATTGCTCTACTCCATGAAGGTAGACCG ATCCTCGGCATTATTGACCAACCCGTTCTGAGAGAGAGATGGATTGGCTTAAGAGGAAGGAAATCTACTTTGAATGGGCAGGAAATCTCCACTCGCAACTGTTTACAGCTCTCAAAGGCCTACTTGTCTGTCCATCCTTTTTCCTTAACTGATCTTTATTCGCTAAA GTACACAACTAGCCCACATTTATTCAGTGGAGATGCTGAAGTGGCCTTTACTCGAGTAAGGAGTAAG GTGAAAGTGCCTCTATATGGCTGTGATTGTTATGCCTATGCCTTGTTATCCTCAGGTTACGTAGATTTAGTGATAGAGTCGGGTCTCAAG CCATACGATTTCCTTCCCCTGATACCTGTGATTGAAGGTGCTGGTGGAGTTATAACTGATTGGAAAGGCAATCAACTTCACTGGGAAGCTTCTGCAAACTCACATGCCACGA GTTTTAATGTAGTGGCAGCAGGGGATAAAAAGGTTCATCAAGAATCTCTGGACGTTCTACAGTGGCACTAA
- the LOC142526734 gene encoding uncharacterized protein LOC142526734, translating into MGAVCCVAAKSRTITNGPSSETVQRHARYSPSWSFRRDNRGRVAGEEIPANCLHGGGGGNSRVDVKSGTPVETAFASDEGSPLDSFRSPAWQNHPAVTGGNTVVLRFPSSDQAISRGLVEVKEPTESPSISCTSPIKFSPAAPSVSSLSTSPLSSQGHVVPPNLTPSRWHNRSPGRLLLRQVSDSRIPEYKSPTFSISEEASSFIPPAWGNDSNRGSNGGSSDSWSIPGFSELMTNRKERLSFDSETSGFGRDKNTRSVGHSGSPSLDLQTCGVCSKLLTERSSFRWSSHISSNELAVVSVLTCGHVYHSECLENMTPEINKYDPDCPVCIFGEKRVMKMSEKALKAELGSKARKRLKKLVVDSDLNRNFIFDRHRNSEVEGRSPKMSSSSSMKSSQGKPFLRRPFSFNFKIPRFMSENQSTRKKVFFWGRSMSENQSIKN; encoded by the exons ATGGGGGCAGTTTGTTGTGTTGCAGCTAAGAGTAGAACTATAACGAATGGACCTTCAAGTGAAACTGTGCAGAGGCATGCTCGCTATTCACCATCCTGGAGTTTTCGACGTGATAATCGTGGACGGGTGGCTGGGGAAGAGATACCTGCGAATTGTTTACAtggtggaggtggtggaaacAGTCGAGTGGATGTCAAATCTGGTACACCTGTCGAAACTGCATTTGCTTCTGATGAGGGCAGTCCGTTGGATAGTTTTCGATCACCTGCGTGGCAAAACCACCCCGCAGTTACTGGAGGAAATACCGTGGTTTTAAGGTTTCCATCTTCTG ATCAAGCTATCTCACGTggtctggtggag GTGAAGGAGCCAACAGAATCCCCATCTATTTCATGTACATCACCTATTAAGTTCTCTCCTGCGGCACCTTCCGTCTCATCTCTTTCAACATCTCCTTTGTCTTCCCAAGGTCATGTTGTTCCTCCGAACTTGACTCCTTCCAGATGGCATAACCGTTCTCCTGGACGTCTGCTATTACGCCAAGTATCTGATAGCCGAATTCCAGAATACAAATCACCAACATTCTCAATTTCAGAAGAGGCATCTTCTTTTATTCCCCCTGCTTGGGGTAATGATTCGAACCGGGGCTCTAATGGCGGGTCATCCGACAGTTGGTCAATCCCTGGCTTCTCTGAGCTCATGACTAATCGGAAAGAAAGGTTGTCTTTTGATAGTGAAACCTCAGGATTCGGTCGAGACAAAAATACCCGTTCTGTTGGGCATTCAGGATCTCCTTCTTTGGATCTCCAAACTTGTGGTGTTTGTTCGAAACTTTTAACCGAGAGATCTTCATTTCGGTGGAGCAGCCATATATCCTCCAACGAACTAGCTGTTGTTTCTGTATTAACTTGTGGACATGTTTACCATTCTGAATGCCTGGAAAATATGACTCCTGAAATCAACAAATATGACCCAGATTGCCCAGTGTGTATTTTCGGGGAGAAACGTGTCATGAAGATGTCTGAAAAGGCATTGAAAGCTGAACTAGGTTCAAAGGCTAGAAAGCGTTTGAAAAAACTTGTTGTCGACAGTGATCTCAACCGTAATTTTATATTTGATCGGCATAGAAATAGTGAAGTTGAAGGAAGGAGTCCCAAGATGAGCTCAAGTTCGAGCATGAAGAGCTCACAAGGAAAGCCTTTTCTCAGGCGACCTTTCTCATTCAACTTCAAGATCCCTCGATTCAtgtctgaaaatcaatctactcgaAAAAAGGTTTTTTTCTGGGGAAGATCGATGTCTGAAAATCAATCCATCAAGAACTGA